In Periophthalmus magnuspinnatus isolate fPerMag1 chromosome 9, fPerMag1.2.pri, whole genome shotgun sequence, the sequence ATCACAACACATGATCTTTAAAGTGTCTTTCAGTTTAAGTGTAGTGTACAGTGTAAAAGTGTCCACCGTTTAAGAACACTATGTGTCACcttttactgtatttaaaagTCTGTCACATTGTTGAGTGATGGTGGCTGCGCGTCACACACGATTGCTTCATGAAGCTGCATAGTTCTTCCACTGACCCTCCTTCTTCCTTTCCCCTTATTTGGGCAGTATCCCACTTCCTGCAGatctctgtgctctgtgtttatttttcttttggtaCAATTTCATCAGGATCTATTCTACAATGAAATGGAcaagatggatggatattttatGATTGCAACCAACGATTATGAAATCAAAAAGTCCTGGTGGTGCAATTTCGTAAACTTGTATGCAATACTTGGCATCGCTTTCCCTGTAAATGTATCAGAAAGATTAAGACAGCCTCACCCCCCGGGCGCTCATGGTAACGATCTGTGTGCAGCAACATCGCGATTGGCATTCCAACATTCTTAGAGCGGCCAGCAACCAGCACATTCTTGCCCACTGTTTCAATTCCTGAGGTAAAGATCAAATATGTGTTAACTCTGTCCTATGTACATGGGCTGTGGGAAGTAACGAAGAGGAAAGTAAAGTCATACTGTTAGTTTTGatagtaaaaatataattcagTTCAATGTAAAAGTGTATACATGTGCTGTTAAATATGTATACAAGCAAATGCATGATTAAATTTGATTCAAAAAAGTACTGTTAAAATGGTTTATGgatcaaaaataatcaaatacaaCACTGACCCTGAGGCTGTGAAACTTTCAACATAAATGATTTTGAAAGCCTGTAATTACTCTCAGAATCAAATCAGAGTTTGAAAATGGAAACTGACAGGTCTCTTCACACTGCACGACACCTTCCATTTACTTAACACCCCCTACTGGACAAATATGCATGTTACAGCAGCAAGATCATATGAAGTAACTTTTTTATGAAGTTTTCCCACCTGCTCGTTTGATAATCTCCCACACGGCTGCAGGTGTGGCCGGAATCATGGATCTCTGGTCCAGGCACAACTTCCCAATGTTCACAATATGGAAACCATCCACGTCTTTCTCTGGAGCGATGGCGTTACACACAGCTCGCTCGTTGATGTGCTCTACCGAGAATTAAGACACATAATAGGCAGAGTTAAGAGTTAAGAATGAGGATTGATGCACAAATCATAAAGTCTTTAATAGAATGGTGAGACGCTGCATTCTGGAAAATGGTTAAAACTCTGGACTCTCATAAATAAAAgatattaattcatttttattgacCACAGCCAGCAACCAGGTCTAACTTTCATTGTTATTACTTTATAAGATGAATTTCAAAGTAATTAACTACTAATTATGGCAGGATATAGCTTTATTTCTATTAATTTTTAAGACTATTGATTAAGGGAATGAAACACCAGTATCTACTTTTTCCAGGATCAATAATGACGACTTTAAACAACTTTCTATAGACTCACCACatgtaatattttatatatgaTGATCTTTTTACCAACACCAGAGATTTAAATTCAAAGAACAAACAGAGAGGCCAATATTCAGTccttaaaacatgaataataacATAAACTTCATGTAACTAACAGCAGTAAACAGTGTTATTATTCACTCACTCATGCATCTCTCACATCTACAGgataataacatatttaaagacagTTTGAGTAACATTTAAGTGCAAATGTGTTTACCAGGAAGAGGCAGTTGTACCAAGAGGCCACTAACTCTCCAGTCTCGGTTCATTTTGTCGATCAGCTCCAGCAGCTCCTCTTGAGACACCGAACTCGGCCGAACAACCGTGTCACTTGAGATTCCTGATGATAGAAtctttattaatttgtttaccCTTGACAAAGCATCAtaacatgttattttaatattgtctGACCGAGAATGTTGGCAGCCCGGGTTTTATTTCGGACGTAGGTGTGACTGGCTGGATCATCTCCCACTATGACCACAGCTAAGTGCGGCCTCATGTTGCCCTGGGACACCATCTCCTCCACGTCCCGCTGGATTTCTCTGTGGATCTGTCGAGCCAACACTGTCCCAGAAATCACCACCGCTTCATGTCTACAAAATGCAAAAGAAGAAACAACCAAATgtgaaaacaaaattacaattacTGAATGATGAGTTAAATAAAGCTCTGCCCACAGCTCAAGTCCTGCAGCAGAACGCAGGACATACACatcatgttaatgttaatgttctgTGACATGGTCTAAGCAGCGCGTGGACGAGTGACCGAGCCCAGAACACAGGGCAGAGAAACACGCGCCTCTTTTGGATGTGGAGCTGTCAATCACCCATCATCCTCCTCCAGCACGTGACGTTACGCACGGATCCACCGGGCTGACAGCGGATCAGCCCGTCTCAGAGCAGGATGAGGACGTATAAAGTGTCTTTTGCTGTTACCTGGTCGCAGCCTGATGCACGCGTCTCCACG encodes:
- the LOC117376812 gene encoding bifunctional methylenetetrahydrofolate dehydrogenase/cyclohydrolase 2, mitochondrial-like, whose translation is MAVCVTPLRSSFRMCSPLYSQHHRCRATLRVQRKCECPWRRVHQAATRHEAVVISGTVLARQIHREIQRDVEEMVSQGNMRPHLAVVIVGDDPASHTYVRNKTRAANILGISSDTVVRPSSVSQEELLELIDKMNRDWRVSGLLVQLPLPEHINERAVCNAIAPEKDVDGFHIVNIGKLCLDQRSMIPATPAAVWEIIKRAGIETVGKNVLVAGRSKNVGMPIAMLLHTDRYHERPGGDATVTITHRCTPREHLKELANLADIIIAAAGVPGLITADMVKEGAAVIDVGINRIHDPKTGKLRLIGDVDFERVKQKAGFVTPVPGGVGPMTVAMLMKNTVRAARNALTH